Proteins encoded in a region of the Haloarcula sp. CBA1129 genome:
- the psmA gene encoding archaeal proteasome endopeptidase complex subunit alpha, translating into MQGQNQQQAYDRGITIFSPDGRLYQVEYAREAVKRGTASIGVRTSDGVVLAVDKRIRSPLMERSSVEKIHKADDHIGIASAGHVADARQLIDFARRQAQVNQLRYGEPVGVETLTKEITDYIQQYTQVGGARPFGVALIIGGIVNGEPRLFETDPSGTPYEWKALAVGADRGDIRDYLEEHYDEGMDLDEGVDLALAALASVNEDGLTPEGIGVATVDVETETFGQLTDEEKEAHLAEADLLDTGEDEVEEDEDDEDTEEE; encoded by the coding sequence ATGCAGGGACAAAACCAACAGCAGGCCTACGACCGCGGGATCACTATCTTCTCGCCGGACGGACGCCTTTACCAGGTCGAGTACGCCCGCGAAGCGGTCAAACGCGGCACAGCAAGCATCGGCGTCAGAACGAGCGACGGCGTCGTTCTCGCCGTGGACAAGCGCATCCGGTCGCCGCTGATGGAGCGCTCCTCAGTCGAGAAAATTCACAAGGCCGACGACCACATCGGTATCGCCTCGGCCGGCCACGTCGCCGACGCCCGACAGCTCATCGACTTCGCCCGCCGACAGGCGCAGGTGAACCAACTGCGCTACGGCGAGCCGGTCGGCGTCGAGACCCTCACCAAGGAAATCACCGACTACATCCAGCAGTACACGCAGGTCGGCGGCGCACGCCCGTTCGGCGTCGCGCTCATCATCGGCGGCATCGTCAACGGCGAGCCGCGCCTGTTCGAGACCGACCCCTCCGGGACGCCCTACGAGTGGAAGGCCCTCGCTGTCGGGGCCGACCGCGGCGATATCCGGGACTACCTCGAAGAGCACTACGACGAGGGGATGGACCTCGACGAGGGCGTCGACCTCGCACTGGCCGCCCTCGCGTCGGTCAACGAGGACGGACTGACGCCGGAAGGCATCGGCGTCGCCACGGTCGACGTCGAAACCGAGACCTTTGGCCAGCTGACCGACGAGGAGAAGGAAGCCCACCTCGCGGAGGCCGACTTGCTCGACACCGGCGAAGACGAGGTCGAGGAAGACGAGGACGACGAAGACACCGAAGAAGAGTAA
- a CDS encoding RNA-binding protein, whose protein sequence is MSSVPFHYVDLRTFCYATEDDKRVEQALRTFLPEDYPIERAQSEGHYGDRIIVFSARVENADDVRHVLTQVASAPDIDAVRAELDDRVDDNCSFFLTFDKQTAFGGSVERGDGITLRAKVEAYPAKREKAVENARELLEEL, encoded by the coding sequence ATGTCGTCGGTTCCGTTCCACTACGTCGACCTCCGGACATTCTGCTACGCGACAGAGGACGACAAGCGTGTCGAGCAAGCGCTCCGGACGTTCCTTCCCGAGGACTACCCTATCGAGCGCGCACAGAGTGAGGGGCACTACGGCGACCGGATCATTGTCTTCTCGGCCCGTGTCGAGAACGCGGACGACGTCCGCCATGTGCTCACGCAGGTCGCGTCAGCGCCGGATATCGACGCGGTGCGTGCGGAACTGGACGACCGGGTCGACGACAACTGTTCGTTTTTCCTCACCTTCGACAAACAGACCGCGTTCGGCGGGAGCGTGGAACGCGGCGACGGCATCACGCTCCGGGCGAAAGTCGAAGCCTATCCCGCAAAGCGGGAGAAGGCTGTCGAGAACGCCCGCGAACTCTTAGAGGAGTTGTGA
- a CDS encoding Rpp14/Pop5 family protein: MKHLPKHLRPRWRYLAVGIETWPTASLDRRAFQRAVWYAAQNLLGDTGSAETDMTVLQFHDGDGTAEAIVRTRRGKTDAARAALACVDSIDDDEVRVRVRGISGTVRACEEKYIRGPPEATEQRHVVFENADRSATVRPPRYDVEAASDGAFVGATALDFR, translated from the coding sequence ATGAAACACCTCCCGAAGCATCTCCGGCCTCGGTGGCGCTATCTCGCCGTCGGTATCGAGACGTGGCCAACCGCGTCACTCGACCGTCGGGCGTTCCAGCGGGCGGTGTGGTACGCCGCCCAGAATCTACTGGGCGACACCGGCAGCGCCGAAACGGATATGACCGTCCTCCAGTTCCACGACGGCGACGGCACGGCCGAGGCTATCGTCCGGACCAGACGCGGCAAGACGGACGCGGCGCGGGCCGCGCTGGCCTGCGTTGACAGCATTGACGACGACGAGGTTCGGGTCCGTGTCCGGGGGATTAGCGGCACGGTGCGCGCCTGTGAAGAAAAGTATATACGCGGGCCGCCGGAAGCCACTGAACAGAGACACGTCGTGTTCGAGAACGCAGACCGGAGCGCTACTGTTCGGCCTCCGCGCTACGATGTCGAAGCGGCCTCCGACGGTGCGTTCGTCGGCGCGACAGCACTCGATTTCCGATAA
- a CDS encoding RNase P subunit p30 family protein: MYEAVYAHPDGDSTVARHALTAADAGYDGIVVRNHGDEQADYDADAISDAYEVDVAAGIEVRANDPSRASGFVGNYRSDRTVIVVHGGDRRINRFAVEQPTVDVLAHPMRDDGDFNHVLANAAADNGVRVEFDFGPVLRESGGSRVRAIKELRKLRELVENAGAPFVVSASPSNHLQIRTPRELVAVGETIGFDADTVREGLAEWGRVVERNRERQSDAVIEPGVRLEDDDEDPE; the protein is encoded by the coding sequence ATGTACGAGGCCGTCTACGCCCACCCCGACGGCGACAGCACCGTCGCCCGGCACGCGCTGACGGCCGCCGACGCTGGCTACGACGGCATCGTCGTCAGGAACCACGGCGACGAACAGGCGGACTACGACGCCGACGCCATCAGCGACGCCTACGAGGTTGATGTCGCGGCCGGCATCGAGGTCCGGGCGAACGACCCCTCACGGGCCAGCGGCTTCGTCGGGAACTACCGCAGCGACCGAACGGTCATCGTCGTCCACGGCGGTGACCGCCGCATCAACCGGTTCGCTGTCGAGCAACCGACGGTCGACGTGCTCGCCCACCCGATGCGTGATGACGGCGATTTCAACCACGTGCTGGCGAATGCGGCGGCCGACAACGGCGTCCGCGTCGAGTTCGATTTCGGCCCGGTGCTTCGCGAGTCCGGCGGGAGCCGCGTCCGGGCCATCAAGGAACTCCGGAAGCTACGGGAACTGGTCGAGAACGCTGGAGCCCCCTTTGTCGTCTCGGCCTCGCCGAGCAACCATCTCCAGATTCGCACGCCACGGGAGCTCGTCGCTGTCGGGGAGACTATCGGCTTCGACGCCGACACCGTCCGCGAGGGGCTGGCAGAGTGGGGACGAGTCGTAGAGCGCAACCGCGAACGCCAGAGCGACGCCGTCATCGAGCCGGGCGTTCGGTTGGAAGATGACGACGAAGACCCTGAGTAG